A single genomic interval of Acidovorax sp. 1608163 harbors:
- a CDS encoding exonuclease produces the protein MPEIYVSTDVESDGPIPGPNSMLSFASAAYTADKQLLSTFSANLETLPDAIPDAKTAEWWSTQPEAWAACRSNLLSPTVAMRAYVKWIETLPGKPVFVAYPAGFDFLFVYWYLMHFAGESPFSHSALDVKSFAMAMLKSEYRNSSKRNMPKHWFDDLPHTHVALDDAIEQGAMFCNMLAENNRR, from the coding sequence ATGCCTGAAATCTATGTCAGCACGGATGTGGAGTCCGATGGGCCAATACCCGGACCCAATTCAATGCTCAGTTTTGCTTCAGCGGCTTACACTGCAGATAAGCAACTCCTTTCCACATTCAGCGCAAATCTTGAGACATTGCCCGATGCCATCCCTGACGCAAAGACAGCGGAATGGTGGTCAACGCAACCTGAAGCTTGGGCTGCATGTAGGTCTAACCTCTTGTCTCCGACAGTTGCCATGCGGGCCTACGTCAAATGGATAGAAACACTGCCAGGAAAGCCAGTGTTCGTTGCATATCCAGCCGGCTTTGATTTCCTTTTCGTTTACTGGTATCTCATGCACTTTGCAGGGGAGAGCCCGTTCAGTCACTCTGCCCTTGATGTGAAGTCATTCGCGATGGCCATGCTGAAAAGTGAGTACCGCAACAGTAGCAAGCGGAATATGCCAAAGCATTGGTTCGATGACCTTCCACACACTCATGTTGCGCTTGACGACGCAATCGAACAGGGCGCGATGTTCTGCAATATGCTCGCTGAGAACAACCGCAGGTAG
- a CDS encoding SMI1/KNR4 family protein, giving the protein MTATEKLRLILSPTVMESGLLIKNMTFIPELGATAESIAELEATLPRPLLPEHRELLTTWNGLSLDVVKILAATDNQERIQSISSAQDWVPAENGNVAFAIDPSGFLYFQSTNGQVWSSDHDGGEITLLASSINEFVSDYLFGAQADRFMGEAWLAKLQQLGLCNEGPNNSFKPNPLRGSA; this is encoded by the coding sequence ATGACCGCGACAGAAAAGCTTCGTCTAATCCTGAGTCCTACGGTAATGGAGTCTGGCCTGCTGATAAAGAATATGACGTTCATTCCAGAACTCGGCGCAACGGCGGAGAGCATCGCCGAGCTAGAAGCAACTCTCCCTAGGCCCCTACTTCCCGAGCATCGTGAGCTCCTAACGACATGGAATGGCCTCAGTCTCGACGTAGTGAAGATCTTGGCAGCAACAGATAACCAAGAGCGCATTCAATCCATCTCATCTGCTCAGGACTGGGTTCCTGCAGAGAACGGCAACGTTGCTTTCGCTATAGACCCCAGCGGGTTCCTCTATTTCCAGAGCACAAACGGCCAAGTTTGGTCATCTGACCACGACGGAGGAGAGATCACGCTGCTAGCCTCCAGCATCAATGAGTTTGTGAGCGATTACCTGTTCGGCGCTCAAGCAGATCGATTCATGGGGGAGGCATGGCTAGCAAAGCTTCAACAACTGGGACTTTGCAATGAAGGGCCTAACAATTCATTCAAGCCGAACCCGCTTCGCGGGTCGGCTTAA
- a CDS encoding toprim domain-containing protein, whose amino-acid sequence MSAAGARHAYEVNRARIASLWAQARPVAAGDAASRYLARSGVAHGTSPAALRLHPALDYWHMQADRKPVCLGQFPALLALFEVDTYPQGLQGAPVPQAVALQRIYLAADGSLAPVPAPIKLTGKAGPALGACARLAPADSTSRVMGMAVGIATALRIAQAARMPVWAVPDAALLAHARWPRGLRHLHVFVDTRDPDQWRSAAELARKASACGLQAFPMVADMAHAAGVHTVPRFTATRL is encoded by the coding sequence ATGAGCGCAGCAGGCGCAAGGCATGCCTACGAAGTGAACCGGGCGCGCATCGCCAGCCTGTGGGCGCAGGCGCGGCCGGTGGCGGCGGGTGATGCGGCCAGCCGCTACCTCGCGCGCAGCGGCGTGGCACACGGTACATCGCCAGCGGCTTTGCGCCTGCATCCCGCGCTCGACTACTGGCACATGCAGGCCGACCGCAAGCCGGTGTGCCTGGGCCAGTTCCCGGCGCTGCTGGCGCTGTTCGAAGTGGACACCTACCCGCAGGGCTTGCAGGGCGCGCCCGTGCCCCAGGCCGTCGCGCTGCAGCGTATCTACCTTGCGGCCGATGGATCGCTGGCCCCGGTGCCTGCGCCCATCAAACTGACCGGCAAGGCAGGCCCCGCGCTGGGCGCGTGCGCCCGGCTGGCCCCTGCAGACAGCACCAGCCGCGTGATGGGCATGGCCGTGGGCATCGCCACCGCGCTTCGCATCGCCCAGGCCGCGCGCATGCCGGTGTGGGCCGTGCCCGATGCCGCGCTGCTCGCGCATGCCCGCTGGCCCCGTGGCCTGCGGCACCTGCATGTGTTCGTGGACACCCGCGACCCCGACCAATGGCGCAGCGCCGCCGAGCTGGCGCGCAAGGCCAGCGCCTGCGGCCTGCAGGCCTTCCCGATGGTGGCCGACATGGCCCACGCCGCAGGCGTCCACACCGTCCCCCGATTCACCGCCACCCGGCTTTAG